One segment of Phaeacidiphilus oryzae TH49 DNA contains the following:
- a CDS encoding MauE/DoxX family redox-associated membrane protein — MALTRESATAAPTAVGRREVVAQWLGTAARLGLAAVWAWAGAAKISDPAAAAQAVRAYRILPEGLVRPFGYGLPFVELAIALLLLVGLGVRIAAAVSALLLLVYIAAIGSVWARGISIDCGCFGGGGAVAASKTAYLQEILRDAGFLLLAGWLLWRPRGRFAVDTWLAEN, encoded by the coding sequence ATGGCGCTGACAAGGGAGTCGGCCACCGCCGCGCCGACCGCGGTGGGCCGGCGGGAGGTCGTCGCGCAGTGGCTGGGCACGGCGGCGCGGCTCGGCCTCGCCGCCGTCTGGGCCTGGGCCGGTGCGGCCAAGATCAGCGATCCGGCGGCCGCCGCGCAGGCGGTCCGGGCCTACCGGATCCTCCCCGAGGGGCTGGTCAGGCCCTTCGGCTACGGACTGCCGTTCGTCGAACTGGCGATCGCCCTGCTTCTGCTGGTCGGCCTCGGAGTGCGGATCGCCGCCGCCGTATCGGCCCTGCTGCTGCTGGTCTACATCGCCGCGATCGGCTCGGTCTGGGCCCGCGGGATCTCGATCGACTGCGGCTGCTTCGGCGGGGGAGGGGCGGTCGCCGCCTCCAAGACCGCCTACCTGCAGGAGATCCTGCGCGACGCGGGGTTCCTGCTGCTCGCGGGGTGGCTGCTGTGGCGGCCTCGCGGGCGTTTCGCCGTCGACACCTGGCTTGCGGAGAACTGA
- a CDS encoding DsbA family protein, with product MGRQESTISENKNPAKRAARERLAEERVREAASRRRRRNLTVVGVAVAVLAAAGVTGYLVQNSRSAPSRHAAPAGTTGQGDVVVPVGNQAAKATLTIYEDPRCPACGEFEKDMHTTINRLEKAGKVKIQYHVVSFIDRHDNGTGSKNAANALGCAQTAGRFHDYHDVLYANQPEETDDAWADQSRLTALAKRVPGLSTPAFDACVAKAEYAGWVSGVEENFDKSGYSSTPTVLLNGTSAFPTYNGEQISPATLTKWVEAADAA from the coding sequence ATGGGCCGTCAAGAGAGCACGATCAGCGAGAACAAGAACCCCGCGAAGCGCGCCGCGCGCGAACGCCTCGCGGAGGAGCGCGTGCGGGAGGCCGCGAGCCGCCGACGACGGCGGAACCTGACGGTGGTCGGTGTGGCCGTGGCGGTCCTCGCGGCCGCCGGGGTGACCGGGTACCTCGTGCAGAACAGCCGCTCGGCGCCGAGCCGGCACGCCGCACCGGCCGGCACCACCGGCCAGGGCGACGTCGTCGTCCCGGTGGGGAACCAGGCCGCCAAGGCCACCCTCACCATCTACGAGGACCCCCGCTGCCCGGCCTGCGGCGAGTTCGAGAAGGACATGCACACCACGATCAACCGGCTGGAGAAGGCCGGAAAGGTCAAGATCCAGTACCACGTGGTCTCGTTCATCGACCGGCACGACAACGGCACCGGCTCCAAGAACGCGGCCAACGCCCTCGGCTGCGCGCAGACCGCCGGGCGGTTCCACGACTACCACGATGTCCTCTACGCCAACCAGCCCGAGGAGACCGACGACGCCTGGGCCGACCAGAGCCGGCTGACCGCCCTGGCCAAGAGGGTCCCCGGGCTGTCCACCCCGGCCTTCGACGCCTGCGTGGCCAAGGCGGAGTACGCGGGCTGGGTCTCCGGCGTGGAGGAGAACTTCGACAAGTCCGGGTACTCCTCCACCCCGACCGTGCTGCTCAACGGCACCTCGGCGTTCCCGACCTACAACGGCGAGCAGATCAGCCCGGCCACCCTGACCAAGTGGGTGGAGGCCGCGGACGCCGCCTGA
- a CDS encoding VIT1/CCC1 transporter family protein, with product MEAAARRPQTAESIAGTAAKHAHTHRDVNGGWLRPAVFGAMDGLVSNFALMAGVVGGSASNGTVVLTGLAGLIAGACSMAAGEYTSVASQREMVQAELETERTELLRNPEAELAELAQLYVERGVEPELAFEVARQLSKDPDRALDVHAREELGVDPEDLPSPLVAAVSSFGSFALGALLPLLPYLLGASSLLPMLVLALIGLFVCGAVVAKVTARSWWFSGMRQLVLGGAAAGVTFLLGHLIGAGIG from the coding sequence ATGGAGGCCGCCGCCCGCCGCCCGCAGACCGCCGAGTCGATCGCCGGGACCGCCGCCAAGCACGCCCACACCCACCGCGACGTGAACGGCGGCTGGCTGCGCCCGGCGGTCTTCGGCGCGATGGACGGCCTGGTGTCCAACTTCGCGCTGATGGCCGGCGTGGTCGGCGGCTCGGCGTCGAACGGCACCGTGGTGCTCACCGGTCTCGCCGGGCTGATCGCCGGCGCCTGCTCGATGGCCGCCGGGGAGTACACCTCGGTGGCCTCGCAGCGCGAGATGGTCCAGGCCGAGCTGGAGACCGAGCGGACCGAGCTGCTCCGCAACCCCGAGGCCGAGCTGGCCGAGCTGGCCCAGCTGTATGTGGAGCGGGGGGTCGAACCGGAGCTGGCCTTCGAGGTGGCCCGGCAGCTCTCCAAGGACCCGGACCGGGCGCTGGACGTCCACGCCCGCGAGGAGCTCGGGGTGGACCCGGAGGATCTGCCGTCGCCGCTGGTGGCCGCGGTCTCCTCGTTCGGTTCCTTCGCGCTCGGCGCGCTGCTGCCGCTGCTGCCGTACCTGCTGGGGGCGAGCAGCCTGCTGCCGATGCTGGTGCTCGCCCTGATCGGGCTGTTCGTCTGCGGTGCGGTGGTGGCCAAGGTGACCGCGCGCAGCTGGTGGTTCAGCGGGATGCGCCAGCTGGTGCTGGGCGGGGCCGCCGCCGGGGTCACCTTCCTGCTCGGCCACCTGATCGGCGCCGGCATCGGGTGA
- the gltB gene encoding glutamate synthase large subunit — protein MRSASPRSSRPAADEPQGTAFANPYRALADGRPAKQGLYNPRDEHDACGVGFVATLNGTADHKIVEQALAVLRNLEHRGATGAEPDSGDGAGILVQIPDAFLRGQVSFDLPEQGGYAVGIAFLPDDDVAEGEAVSQIETIAVEEGLKVLGWREVPTAPALLGATARSVMPRFRQLFVADRKDGRSGVELDRVAFVVRKRAEREAGVYFPSLSSRTLVYKGMLTTGQLEPFFPDLSDRTFASALGLVHSRFSTNTFPSWPLAHPYRFVAHNGEINTVRGNRNWMRARESQLATDLIPGDLDRIFPVCTPDHSDSASFDEVLELLHLGGRSLPHAVLMMIPEAWENHATMDPARRAFYQFHSNLMEPWDGPACVTFTDGTQIGAVLDRNGLRPARYWVTDDGLVVLSSEVGVLDIEQDKVVRKGRLQPGRMFLVDTAEHRIVEDDEIKSALAAEHPYQEWLHGGSIKLGDLPEREHIVHTHASVTRRQQTFGYTEEELRVILAPMAKAGAEPIGSMGTDTPVAALSDRPRLLFDYFTQLFAQVTNPPLDAIREELVTSLGSNLGPEGNLLKAEPASCRSVRIPFPVIDNDELAKLVHINADGDQPGLKAVTLSGLYKVGGGAEALAARLDEICAEADAAIADGARIVVLSDRHSDAEHAPIPSLLLTAAVHHHLIRTKQRTHVSLIVEAGDVREVHHTALLIGFGAGAVNPYLAMESVEDLARNGAFVQGLEPEKAIANLIKALGKGVLKVMSKMGISTVASYRGAQVFEAIGLSQELIDAYFTGTTSKLGGITLEEIAKETAARHAKAYPASGISAAHRRLDIGGEYQWRREGEPHLFDPETVFRLQHSTRTKRYDVFKQYTSRVNEQSERLMTLRGLFRLKEGERPSIPIDEVEPVSEIVKRFSTGAMSYGSISQEAHENLAIAMNRLGGKSNTGEGGEDPERLYDPERRSAIKQVASGRFGVTSEYLVNADDIQIKMAQGAKPGEGGQLPGNKVYPWVAKTRHSTPGVGLISPPPHHDIYSIEDLAQLIHDLKNANPAARVHVKLVSEVGVGTVAAGVSKAHADVVLVSGHDGGTGAAPLTSLKHAGGPWELGLAETQQTLLLNGLRDRIVVQTDGQLKTGRDVVIAALLGAEEFGFASAPLVVSGCIMMRVCHLDTCPVGVATQNPVLRERFNGKPEFVVNFFEFIAEEVRELLAELGFRSIDEAVGHAELIDAERAIDHWKAAGLDITPLLHVPELPDGASLRNTTGQDHGLEKALDNELIRLCADALSAPTPEDAEAVRAQLQIRNVNRTVGTMLGHEVTKRFGGNGLPDGTIDITFTGSAGQSFGAFVPRGITLRLEGDANDYVGKGLSGGTLVVRPAREADASFGQEAAQHVIAGNVIAYGATSGRIHLRGKVGERFCVRNSGATVVAEGVGDHGCEYMTGGHAVVLGETGRNFAAGMSGGVAYVLDLRPSNVNTELVGIEAPDKADRKWLHEVVQQHFEETGSQVAEELLADWGTGVARFTKIMPTNYKAVLAARVAAERDGLSESETVAKMMEAANG, from the coding sequence ATGCGCTCAGCATCTCCGCGGTCCTCGCGTCCCGCCGCCGATGAGCCCCAGGGAACGGCGTTCGCCAACCCCTACCGGGCCCTCGCGGATGGACGGCCTGCCAAGCAGGGCCTCTACAACCCCCGTGATGAGCACGACGCCTGCGGCGTCGGCTTCGTGGCGACGCTGAACGGCACGGCTGATCACAAGATCGTCGAGCAGGCCCTGGCGGTGCTGCGCAACCTGGAGCACCGGGGAGCCACCGGCGCCGAGCCCGACTCCGGCGATGGCGCGGGCATCCTCGTCCAGATCCCGGACGCCTTCCTCCGCGGCCAGGTCTCCTTCGACCTCCCCGAGCAGGGCGGGTACGCGGTCGGCATCGCCTTCCTCCCCGACGACGACGTCGCGGAGGGCGAGGCCGTCTCGCAGATCGAGACGATCGCCGTCGAGGAGGGCCTGAAGGTCCTCGGCTGGCGCGAGGTCCCCACCGCCCCCGCACTGCTCGGCGCCACCGCCCGCTCGGTGATGCCGCGCTTCCGCCAGCTCTTCGTCGCCGACCGCAAGGACGGGCGCAGCGGAGTCGAGCTGGACCGGGTCGCCTTCGTGGTGCGCAAGCGCGCCGAGCGCGAGGCCGGGGTCTACTTCCCGTCGCTCTCCTCCCGGACCCTGGTCTACAAGGGGATGCTGACCACCGGCCAGCTGGAGCCGTTCTTCCCGGACCTCTCGGACCGGACCTTCGCCTCCGCCCTCGGCCTGGTGCACTCCCGGTTCTCCACCAACACCTTCCCGAGCTGGCCGCTGGCCCACCCCTACCGGTTCGTCGCCCACAACGGTGAGATCAACACCGTCCGCGGCAACCGCAACTGGATGCGGGCCCGCGAGTCCCAGCTCGCCACCGACCTGATCCCGGGCGACCTGGACCGGATCTTCCCGGTCTGCACCCCGGACCACTCGGACTCCGCCTCCTTCGACGAGGTGCTGGAGCTCCTCCACCTCGGCGGGCGCTCGCTGCCGCACGCGGTGCTGATGATGATCCCGGAGGCGTGGGAGAACCACGCCACCATGGACCCGGCCCGCCGCGCCTTCTACCAGTTCCACTCCAACCTGATGGAGCCCTGGGACGGTCCGGCCTGTGTGACCTTCACCGACGGCACCCAGATCGGTGCCGTGCTGGACCGCAACGGCCTGCGCCCGGCCCGCTACTGGGTCACCGACGACGGCCTGGTCGTCCTCTCCTCCGAGGTCGGCGTCCTCGACATCGAGCAGGACAAGGTGGTCCGCAAGGGCCGCCTCCAGCCGGGACGGATGTTCCTGGTCGACACCGCCGAGCACCGCATTGTCGAGGACGACGAGATCAAGTCCGCGCTCGCCGCGGAGCACCCGTACCAGGAGTGGCTGCACGGCGGCTCGATCAAGCTGGGCGACCTGCCCGAGCGCGAGCACATCGTCCACACCCACGCCTCGGTGACCCGCCGCCAGCAGACCTTCGGCTACACCGAGGAGGAGCTGCGGGTCATCCTGGCCCCGATGGCGAAGGCCGGCGCCGAGCCGATCGGCTCGATGGGCACGGACACCCCGGTGGCCGCGCTCTCCGACCGGCCGCGGCTGCTCTTCGACTACTTCACCCAGCTGTTCGCGCAGGTCACCAACCCGCCGCTGGACGCGATCCGGGAGGAGCTGGTCACCTCCCTGGGCTCGAACCTGGGCCCGGAGGGCAACCTGCTGAAGGCCGAGCCGGCCTCCTGCCGCTCGGTCCGGATCCCCTTCCCGGTGATCGACAACGACGAGCTGGCCAAGCTGGTCCACATCAACGCGGACGGCGACCAGCCCGGACTGAAGGCCGTCACCCTCTCCGGCCTCTACAAGGTCGGCGGCGGCGCCGAGGCGCTGGCCGCCCGGCTGGACGAGATCTGCGCCGAGGCGGACGCGGCGATCGCCGACGGTGCCCGCATCGTGGTCCTCTCCGACCGCCATTCGGACGCCGAGCATGCGCCGATCCCGTCGCTGCTGCTCACCGCGGCCGTCCACCACCATCTGATCCGCACCAAGCAGCGGACCCACGTCAGCCTGATCGTCGAGGCCGGCGACGTCCGCGAGGTGCACCACACCGCGCTGCTGATCGGCTTCGGTGCGGGCGCGGTCAACCCGTACCTCGCCATGGAGTCGGTCGAGGACCTGGCCAGGAACGGCGCCTTCGTGCAGGGCCTGGAGCCCGAGAAGGCGATCGCGAACCTGATCAAGGCGCTGGGCAAGGGCGTCCTCAAGGTGATGTCCAAGATGGGCATCTCCACCGTCGCCTCCTACCGCGGAGCCCAGGTCTTCGAGGCCATCGGGCTCTCCCAGGAGCTGATCGACGCCTACTTCACCGGCACGACTAGCAAGCTCGGCGGCATCACCCTGGAGGAGATCGCCAAGGAGACCGCCGCCCGGCACGCCAAGGCGTACCCGGCCTCCGGCATCTCCGCGGCCCACCGCCGACTGGACATCGGCGGCGAGTACCAGTGGCGCCGCGAGGGCGAGCCGCACCTCTTCGACCCGGAGACGGTCTTCCGGCTGCAGCACTCCACCCGCACCAAGCGGTACGACGTGTTCAAGCAGTACACGTCGCGGGTGAACGAGCAGTCCGAGCGGTTGATGACGCTGCGCGGCCTCTTCAGGCTCAAGGAGGGTGAGCGCCCCTCGATCCCGATCGACGAGGTCGAGCCGGTCTCCGAGATCGTCAAGCGGTTCTCCACCGGCGCCATGTCGTACGGCTCCATCTCCCAGGAGGCGCACGAGAACCTCGCCATCGCGATGAACCGGCTGGGCGGCAAGTCCAACACCGGTGAGGGCGGCGAGGACCCGGAGCGGCTGTACGACCCCGAGCGCCGCTCGGCGATCAAGCAGGTCGCCTCCGGCCGCTTCGGCGTCACCAGCGAGTACCTGGTCAACGCGGACGACATCCAGATCAAGATGGCGCAGGGCGCCAAGCCCGGCGAGGGCGGCCAGCTGCCCGGGAACAAGGTCTACCCGTGGGTGGCCAAGACCCGGCACTCGACGCCCGGCGTCGGCCTGATCTCGCCGCCGCCGCACCACGACATCTACTCGATCGAGGACCTGGCCCAGCTGATCCACGACCTGAAGAACGCCAACCCGGCGGCTCGGGTCCACGTCAAGCTGGTCTCCGAGGTCGGCGTCGGCACCGTCGCGGCGGGCGTCTCCAAGGCGCACGCGGACGTCGTCCTGGTCTCCGGCCACGACGGCGGCACCGGCGCCGCCCCGCTCACCTCGCTGAAGCACGCGGGCGGCCCCTGGGAGCTCGGCCTGGCCGAGACCCAGCAGACCCTGCTGCTCAACGGGCTGCGGGACCGGATCGTGGTGCAGACCGACGGCCAGCTGAAGACCGGCCGGGACGTCGTCATCGCCGCCCTGCTGGGCGCCGAGGAGTTCGGCTTCGCGTCGGCGCCGCTGGTGGTCTCCGGCTGCATCATGATGCGGGTCTGCCACCTGGACACCTGCCCGGTGGGCGTGGCCACGCAGAACCCGGTGCTGCGCGAGCGGTTCAACGGCAAGCCCGAGTTCGTGGTGAACTTCTTCGAGTTCATCGCGGAGGAGGTCCGCGAGCTCCTCGCGGAGCTGGGCTTCCGGTCCATCGACGAGGCCGTCGGCCACGCCGAGCTGATCGACGCCGAGCGGGCGATCGACCACTGGAAGGCCGCGGGGCTGGACATCACCCCGCTGCTGCACGTCCCGGAGCTGCCGGACGGCGCCTCGCTGCGGAACACCACCGGGCAGGACCACGGCCTGGAGAAGGCGCTGGACAACGAGCTGATCCGGCTCTGCGCCGACGCCCTCTCCGCGCCCACCCCCGAGGACGCCGAGGCGGTCCGCGCCCAGCTGCAGATCCGCAACGTCAACCGGACCGTCGGCACCATGCTCGGCCACGAGGTGACCAAGCGGTTCGGCGGCAACGGGCTGCCGGACGGCACCATCGACATCACCTTCACCGGCTCGGCCGGCCAGTCCTTCGGCGCCTTCGTGCCGCGCGGCATCACCCTCCGCCTGGAGGGCGACGCCAACGACTACGTCGGCAAGGGCCTCTCCGGCGGCACCCTGGTGGTCCGCCCGGCCCGGGAGGCGGACGCCTCCTTCGGCCAGGAGGCCGCGCAGCACGTCATCGCCGGCAACGTGATCGCCTACGGCGCCACCAGCGGCCGGATCCACCTGCGGGGCAAGGTCGGCGAGCGGTTCTGCGTCCGCAACTCGGGCGCCACGGTCGTCGCCGAGGGCGTCGGCGACCACGGCTGCGAGTACATGACCGGAGGTCACGCGGTGGTGCTCGGCGAGACCGGGCGCAACTTCGCCGCCGGCATGTCGGGCGGCGTGGCCTACGTCCTCGACCTGCGGCCGTCCAACGTGAACACCGAGCTGGTCGGCATCGAGGCCCCGGACAAGGCCGACCGCAAGTGGCTGCACGAGGTCGTGCAGCAGCACTTCGAGGAGACCGGTTCGCAGGTCGCCGAGGAGCTGCTGGCCGACTGGGGGACGGGCGTCGCCCGGTTCACCAAGATCATGCCCACCAACTACAAGGCAGTGCTCGCCGCCAGGGTTGCCGCCGAGCGCGACGGACTCAGTGAGTCCGAGACCGTTGCGAAGATGATGGAGGCGGCAAATGGCTGA
- a CDS encoding glutamate synthase subunit beta, producing the protein MADPKGFLTTGKQLAERRPVAERVQDWQEVYVERSLLPIITKQAGRCMDCGIPFCHSGCPLGNIIPEWNDLAWREDWTAAIERLHATNNFPEFTGRLCPAPCESACVLGINQDPVTIKNVEVTIIDKAWEAGAVTPQIPDRLSGKTVAVIGSGPSGLAAAQQLTRAGHTVVVYERADRIGGLLRYGIPEFKMEKRHINRRIEQMRAEGTRFRTGVEVGVDVTAQSLRDRFDAIVVAAGATTARDLPVPGRELDGIHQAMEYLPLANKVQEGDYVDAPITARDKHVIVIGGGDTGADCLGTAHRQGAKSVTQLEIMPQPGEDRPAHQPWPTMPMVYKVTSAHEEGGERLYKVSTTHFTGDDEGRVKELHLVEVEFKDGKFEPVAGTERAIPAELVLLAMGFTGTDQQNGLVEQLGVELDPRGNVARDSKYATTVDGVFVAGDAGRGQSLIVWAIAEGRSAASAVDRYLTGAVDSSLPAPIRPTDRPLAV; encoded by the coding sequence ATGGCTGACCCCAAGGGCTTCCTGACCACCGGGAAGCAGCTGGCCGAGCGCCGTCCGGTCGCCGAGCGCGTCCAGGACTGGCAGGAGGTCTACGTCGAGCGCAGCCTGCTGCCGATCATCACCAAGCAGGCCGGGCGCTGCATGGACTGCGGCATCCCCTTCTGCCACAGCGGCTGCCCGCTCGGGAACATCATCCCCGAGTGGAACGACCTGGCCTGGCGGGAGGACTGGACGGCCGCGATCGAGCGGCTGCACGCCACCAACAACTTCCCGGAGTTCACCGGGCGGCTGTGCCCGGCCCCGTGCGAGTCGGCGTGCGTCCTCGGCATCAACCAGGACCCGGTGACCATCAAGAACGTCGAGGTCACCATCATCGACAAGGCCTGGGAGGCCGGGGCCGTCACCCCGCAGATCCCGGACCGGCTCTCCGGCAAGACCGTGGCCGTCATCGGCTCCGGCCCGTCCGGGCTCGCGGCCGCCCAGCAGCTGACCCGCGCCGGCCACACCGTGGTGGTCTACGAGCGGGCCGACCGGATCGGCGGGCTGCTGCGCTACGGCATCCCCGAGTTCAAGATGGAGAAGCGGCACATCAACCGGCGCATCGAGCAGATGCGCGCGGAGGGCACCCGCTTCCGTACCGGGGTCGAGGTGGGCGTCGACGTCACCGCCCAGTCGCTGCGCGACCGGTTCGACGCGATCGTGGTCGCCGCGGGCGCCACCACCGCGCGGGACCTGCCGGTCCCGGGACGCGAGCTGGACGGCATCCACCAGGCGATGGAGTACCTGCCGCTGGCCAACAAGGTGCAGGAGGGCGACTACGTCGACGCTCCGATCACGGCCAGGGACAAGCACGTCATCGTGATCGGCGGCGGCGACACCGGCGCGGACTGCCTGGGCACCGCCCATCGGCAGGGCGCGAAGTCGGTCACCCAGCTGGAGATCATGCCGCAGCCGGGCGAGGACCGGCCGGCCCACCAGCCGTGGCCGACGATGCCTATGGTGTACAAGGTCACCTCGGCGCACGAGGAGGGCGGGGAGCGCCTGTACAAGGTCTCCACCACCCACTTCACCGGGGACGACGAGGGCCGGGTCAAGGAGCTCCACCTGGTCGAGGTGGAGTTCAAGGACGGCAAGTTCGAGCCGGTCGCCGGCACCGAGCGGGCCATCCCGGCCGAGCTGGTGCTGCTGGCGATGGGCTTCACCGGGACCGATCAGCAGAACGGCCTGGTGGAGCAGCTGGGCGTGGAGCTTGACCCGCGCGGTAATGTTGCCCGGGACTCGAAGTACGCCACCACTGTGGACGGCGTCTTCGTCGCGGGCGACGCGGGTCGTGGCCAGTCGCTGATCGTCTGGGCCATCGCCGAGGGCCGCTCGGCGGCCTCCGCCGTGGACCGGTACCTCACCGGTGCCGTGGACTCCTCGCTGCCCGCCCCCATTCGCCCGACCGACCGTCCGTTGGCGGTCTAG
- a CDS encoding phospholipase C, whose amino-acid sequence MTSSRSTSRTPSRTRRLARGAAAFTAVLAAGAAGTSAAWAAAPAGARHGHAPAVSTATPIKHLVVLFDENVSFDHYFATYPKAANTDGTRFTAKPGTPKANTAASAGLLKSNPNLYSPQRLSPSQAMTCDQNHSYGPEQKAYDGGKADQFVQNTSVDKCSGGLFGEPGLAMDYYDGNSVTALWNYAQQYTMSDNSYGSTYGPSTPGALNLVAGQTHGAVSVSSTSGTTDPKQTATPDSSVVSSPNASGVGTIIRDPDPAYDDCADSDHTATSNLAAVTQGKNIGDLLNQRKVTWGWFQGGFKPSTAWDGKSGDYAKCDTSHTNVGGSSVVDYSPHHNPFEYYKSTSNPHHLPPSSTAAIGSTDQANHQYDLSDFNKALDAGHLPAVSFLKAGAYQDGHAGYSDPTDEQHFLVDEINALQKSPEWSSTAVVISYDDSDGWYDHVYHAPTNGSQDSTQDASGCQAQTAVLAGQQDRCGPGPRLPLLVISPYAKTDHVDHGLTTQSSITRFIEDNWRTGRIGNGSFDATAGSLNSAFDFSHSNNKRVILGSDGSVKSITPIGRTPHLPDASGAAMDLAASTTSTGSSWASSAGLGAGAAIAVGGALFLGMRRRRG is encoded by the coding sequence ATGACTTCGTCCCGATCCACGTCCAGGACCCCGTCCCGGACACGCCGCCTCGCCCGCGGTGCCGCCGCCTTCACCGCGGTACTGGCCGCGGGTGCGGCCGGCACCTCGGCGGCCTGGGCGGCGGCTCCTGCCGGCGCGCGGCACGGGCACGCGCCCGCCGTCTCGACGGCCACCCCGATCAAGCACCTCGTCGTCCTCTTCGACGAGAACGTCTCCTTCGACCACTACTTCGCGACGTACCCGAAGGCCGCCAACACCGACGGCACCAGGTTCACCGCGAAGCCGGGCACCCCGAAGGCGAACACCGCCGCGAGCGCAGGCCTGCTGAAGAGCAACCCGAACCTCTACAGCCCGCAGCGCCTCTCCCCCTCGCAGGCCATGACCTGCGACCAGAACCACAGCTACGGGCCCGAGCAGAAGGCCTACGACGGCGGCAAGGCCGACCAGTTCGTCCAGAACACCTCGGTCGACAAGTGCTCCGGCGGCCTCTTCGGCGAGCCGGGCCTGGCCATGGACTACTACGACGGCAACTCCGTCACCGCGCTGTGGAACTACGCGCAGCAGTACACGATGTCCGACAACTCGTACGGGTCGACCTACGGCCCGTCCACGCCGGGCGCGCTCAACCTGGTCGCCGGGCAGACCCACGGCGCCGTCTCGGTCTCCTCCACCTCCGGCACCACCGACCCCAAGCAGACCGCGACGCCGGACAGCTCGGTGGTCTCCTCGCCGAACGCCTCGGGCGTGGGCACCATCATCCGCGACCCCGACCCGGCCTACGACGACTGCGCCGACTCGGACCACACCGCGACCAGCAACCTGGCCGCGGTCACCCAGGGCAAGAACATCGGCGACCTCCTCAACCAGCGCAAGGTCACCTGGGGCTGGTTCCAGGGCGGCTTCAAGCCCTCGACCGCCTGGGACGGCAAGTCCGGCGACTACGCCAAGTGCGACACCAGCCACACCAACGTCGGCGGCTCCTCGGTGGTGGACTACAGCCCCCACCACAACCCGTTCGAGTACTACAAGTCGACGTCCAACCCGCACCACCTGCCGCCGTCCAGCACGGCCGCGATCGGCTCCACGGACCAGGCGAACCACCAGTACGACCTGTCCGACTTCAACAAGGCACTGGACGCCGGCCACCTGCCCGCGGTCAGCTTCCTCAAGGCCGGCGCGTACCAGGACGGCCACGCGGGCTACTCGGACCCGACGGACGAGCAGCACTTCCTGGTCGACGAGATCAACGCGCTGCAGAAGTCGCCCGAGTGGTCCTCCACCGCCGTGGTGATCTCCTACGACGACTCCGACGGCTGGTACGACCACGTCTACCACGCGCCGACCAACGGCTCGCAGGACTCCACGCAGGACGCGAGCGGCTGCCAGGCGCAGACCGCGGTGCTGGCCGGCCAGCAGGACCGGTGCGGCCCCGGGCCGCGGCTGCCGCTGCTGGTGATCTCGCCCTACGCGAAGACCGACCACGTGGACCACGGCCTCACCACGCAGTCCTCGATCACCCGGTTCATCGAGGACAACTGGCGGACCGGGCGGATCGGGAACGGCTCCTTCGACGCCACGGCAGGATCGCTGAACTCGGCGTTCGACTTCTCCCACTCGAACAACAAGCGGGTGATCCTCGGCTCTGACGGCTCGGTGAAGTCGATCACCCCGATCGGCCGCACCCCCCACCTGCCGGACGCCTCCGGCGCGGCGATGGACCTGGCCGCCTCCACCACCTCGACCGGCTCCTCCTGGGCCTCCTCCGCCGGCCTCGGCGCGGGCGCGGCGATCGCCGTCGGCGGCGCCCTGTTCCTGGGCATGCGCCGCAGGCGGGGCTAA